A part of Desulfobacter sp. genomic DNA contains:
- a CDS encoding GNAT family N-acetyltransferase produces the protein MFKKKAPTWKNKTVSTDAVLQKIEPGMHIFIGTGTAEPRTLVNALMDSKVHNLEDLTLIQLLSFGDAISYKALESHRYRLRTFFSGWVSAEAITAGRVDMIPSRFSTIPSLMKDGLIPIDVAFIQVSPPNDTGYCSLGLGVDVARRAMKHADLVVAEINEHIPFTLGDTFVHINEFDMMVEAESPPFYFPRYPLEPVFDKIAENAASIIEDGSCIAFTYGPIYEALPKYLSKKKDLGIHTPFFTDALMELAESGAVTNRKKGMFRGRSLTTYALGSKKLMNWLHKNPMVEFQGIDKVFNPMEIGRNHKFVMVLPVRRVDLSGRVALHSSSANISAGPGQIVDILNGAEISQGGYTIMALPSRNREGKANIRLFLEDTPEQLSVPESVDLVVTEYGVANLKGRTLRERAQALIEIAHPEDRPGLVDGAKKEKLLYQDQMFLADSAHFYPKEIETIQTFKNDLKVRFRAIKPSDEEQMRRLFYRFSDKAIYYRYFSPIKTMPHAKMQAYVNVDYRDVVSVVGLVGEPGNQTLIAEARIAKYPDNPFYDIAFVVDEDYQGHGIASFLYQMLSQLAKERGAVKMTADVLSSNRAMIKVFEKGAYPLTAKLEGGAYALSIDLTKTNPK, from the coding sequence ATGTTCAAAAAGAAAGCCCCTACCTGGAAGAATAAAACCGTGTCCACGGATGCGGTACTCCAAAAAATAGAACCCGGCATGCATATTTTCATCGGCACGGGAACGGCAGAGCCCAGAACCCTGGTCAACGCCCTCATGGACTCCAAGGTGCACAACCTGGAAGACCTGACCCTGATCCAGCTGCTCAGCTTCGGGGACGCCATCTCCTACAAGGCCCTTGAATCCCACCGCTACCGGCTGCGCACATTTTTTTCAGGCTGGGTCTCTGCCGAGGCCATCACCGCCGGCCGGGTGGACATGATCCCCTCCCGGTTCTCCACCATCCCCTCTTTGATGAAGGACGGGCTGATCCCCATTGATGTGGCATTTATCCAGGTCTCCCCGCCCAATGACACCGGATACTGCAGCCTGGGGCTGGGTGTGGATGTGGCCAGGCGCGCCATGAAGCATGCCGATCTGGTGGTGGCTGAGATCAACGAACACATCCCCTTCACCCTGGGGGATACCTTTGTCCACATCAATGAATTCGATATGATGGTGGAGGCGGAATCCCCGCCCTTCTATTTCCCCAGATACCCGCTGGAGCCGGTGTTTGACAAAATTGCCGAAAATGCCGCTTCCATCATTGAGGACGGCTCCTGCATCGCCTTTACCTACGGCCCCATCTACGAGGCCCTGCCCAAGTATCTCTCCAAGAAAAAGGACCTGGGCATCCACACCCCATTTTTCACCGATGCCCTCATGGAACTGGCCGAAAGCGGGGCCGTGACCAACCGGAAAAAGGGCATGTTCCGGGGGCGTTCCCTGACCACCTACGCCCTGGGTTCCAAGAAACTCATGAACTGGCTGCACAAGAACCCCATGGTGGAATTCCAGGGTATCGACAAGGTGTTCAACCCCATGGAAATCGGCCGGAACCACAAATTCGTCATGGTGCTGCCGGTGCGCCGGGTGGATCTTTCGGGCCGGGTGGCCCTGCACTCCAGCTCCGCCAATATTTCCGCAGGCCCCGGCCAGATCGTGGACATCCTCAACGGGGCGGAAATCTCCCAGGGCGGGTATACCATCATGGCCCTGCCCAGCCGGAACCGTGAGGGCAAAGCCAATATCCGGCTTTTTCTGGAAGACACCCCGGAACAGCTCAGTGTACCGGAATCCGTTGACCTGGTGGTCACGGAATACGGGGTGGCCAACCTCAAGGGGCGGACCCTGAGGGAGAGGGCCCAGGCCCTCATCGAAATCGCCCACCCCGAGGACCGGCCCGGGCTGGTGGACGGAGCCAAAAAGGAAAAGCTCCTCTACCAGGACCAGATGTTCCTGGCGGATTCCGCCCATTTCTATCCCAAGGAAATCGAAACCATCCAGACCTTTAAAAACGATCTCAAGGTCCGCTTCAGGGCCATCAAGCCCTCGGACGAGGAACAGATGCGCAGGCTCTTTTACCGGTTCTCGGACAAGGCCATCTATTACCGGTATTTTTCCCCCATCAAAACCATGCCCCATGCCAAAATGCAGGCATATGTCAACGTGGACTACCGGGATGTGGTATCCGTTGTCGGGCTGGTGGGGGAGCCGGGCAACCAGACCCTCATCGCCGAGGCCAGGATTGCCAAATACCCGGACAATCCCTTTTACGACATTGCCTTTGTCGTGGACGAAGACTACCAGGGGCACGGAATCGCCAGCTTTTTGTACCAGATGCTCTCCCAGCTGGCCAAAGAACGGGGGGCAGTTAAGATGACCGCGGATGTCCTTTCCTCCAACCGGGCCATGATCAAGGTATTTGAAAAAGGGGCATACCCCCTCACCGCGAAGCTGGAAGGCGGGGCCTATGCCCTGAGCATTGATTTGACCAAAACCAATCCCAAATAG
- a CDS encoding DsrE family protein: MAEKKHLYLLWTNDNKTTAEKMVFMYTVNSLVHGWWEEVTLIIWGATAELAAQDKEIQTMIKDAIEKGVEVLACKACTDQLGATKAIEALGVDVKYMGLPLTEILKEEEALLTI, encoded by the coding sequence ATGGCTGAAAAAAAACATTTATACCTGCTCTGGACCAACGACAATAAAACCACGGCAGAGAAGATGGTGTTCATGTACACGGTGAACAGCCTGGTCCACGGCTGGTGGGAAGAGGTCACCCTTATCATCTGGGGGGCCACAGCCGAGCTGGCGGCCCAGGACAAGGAAATTCAAACCATGATCAAGGATGCCATTGAAAAGGGGGTGGAGGTCCTTGCCTGCAAGGCATGCACCGACCAGCTGGGCGCCACCAAGGCCATTGAAGCGCTGGGAGTCGACGTCAAATACATGGGCCTGCCCCTGACGGAGATATTAAAAGAGGAAGAGGCCCTGCTCACCATCTGA
- a CDS encoding glyoxylate/hydroxypyruvate reductase A, which produces MALTLICPAITPSRWVDALRDAAPELDIRIWPHDHPKEDVEMALTWYHPPGELNRYPNLGCISSMGAGVDHLLSDPDLPSGTPIVRLVDRLLVRDMSEYLTLAVLSHFREFDRYRKFQHRQEWHPLAPRDKKDFPVGIMGMGQLGSAAAIKLKGEGFPVFGWKNSPGLVPGIETFHGEAHLRDFLSKSRILVCLLPLTPATRHILNLDHFSQLPRGAYLINVGRGGHLKEEDLTEALDRGMLSGACLDVFGTEPLPGDHPFWGRPEIRITPHISSQTHPGSVVPQVLDNLDRLREGRPLLNPVDLKKGY; this is translated from the coding sequence ATGGCCCTTACCCTCATCTGCCCCGCCATCACCCCCAGCCGCTGGGTCGACGCCTTGCGCGATGCCGCCCCTGAGCTGGACATCCGGATCTGGCCCCATGACCATCCCAAAGAAGATGTCGAGATGGCCCTGACCTGGTATCATCCCCCCGGTGAACTGAACCGATACCCAAATCTTGGCTGCATCTCCTCCATGGGCGCCGGGGTGGACCACCTGCTTTCCGACCCTGACCTGCCTTCGGGGACGCCCATCGTCCGCCTGGTTGACCGGCTCCTGGTCAGGGACATGTCCGAATACCTGACTCTGGCGGTCCTCTCCCATTTCAGGGAGTTTGACCGATACAGAAAATTTCAGCACAGGCAGGAATGGCATCCCCTGGCCCCCCGGGATAAAAAAGATTTCCCCGTGGGCATCATGGGCATGGGCCAATTGGGCAGCGCAGCCGCCATAAAGCTTAAAGGGGAAGGATTTCCGGTTTTCGGCTGGAAAAACAGCCCCGGCCTGGTTCCCGGGATTGAAACATTCCACGGAGAGGCACATCTTAGGGATTTTCTAAGCAAAAGCCGGATTCTTGTCTGCCTCCTTCCCTTAACCCCCGCCACCCGGCATATCCTTAATCTGGACCATTTCAGCCAGCTCCCCCGGGGAGCCTACCTCATCAACGTGGGCCGGGGCGGCCATTTAAAGGAAGAGGATCTGACGGAGGCTTTGGACCGGGGCATGCTTTCCGGGGCATGCCTGGACGTGTTCGGCACCGAACCCCTGCCCGGAGACCACCCCTTCTGGGGCCGCCCCGAAATCAGGATTACCCCCCATATTTCCAGTCAGACCCATCCGGGATCGGTGGTCCCCCAGGTCCTGGACAATCTGGACCGGTTGCGGGAAGGCCGCCCGCTGCTCAATCCGGTGGATCTGAAAAAAGGATATTAG
- a CDS encoding GGDEF domain-containing protein, whose amino-acid sequence MTYTENAPQAGEFLRMTLGFLAKYNLAATPVNYTVWYEYVSGRNLKLKRAMDRIIDNNLPLNNRNIETLYQKFITDGDRIVISRLLTKVNLMLREITSHVLETEGDLAGHGQALDGMARQLNEIHDFEGVRQIIDGMLDTTKAIIKSGSRLQNRMKVSSEDLKQLHKELEASQKEARTDALTGLANRRGLEKRLELERIRARQNNVVFSVIMADIDYFKKVNDTYGHLVGDSLLKGFAAILTSRVRRNDMVARYGGEEFLILLPETNVEGAYAVAEKIRAALAQKEWKVKDSGKRIGQIRASMGISQYLMSETGDQVIQRADAALYQAKEQGRDRIIIHSELVN is encoded by the coding sequence ATGACTTATACGGAAAATGCTCCCCAGGCAGGGGAGTTTTTAAGGATGACCCTGGGCTTTCTGGCCAAATACAACCTGGCGGCCACACCGGTGAATTATACGGTATGGTATGAATATGTCTCCGGAAGGAATCTGAAACTCAAGCGGGCCATGGACCGGATCATTGACAATAACCTGCCCCTGAACAACAGGAATATAGAAACCCTGTACCAGAAGTTCATCACCGACGGGGACCGTATCGTCATTTCCCGGCTTCTGACCAAGGTCAACCTCATGCTTCGGGAGATCACCTCCCATGTACTGGAGACCGAAGGCGATCTGGCCGGCCACGGCCAGGCCCTGGACGGCATGGCCCGGCAGCTCAACGAGATACATGATTTTGAAGGGGTGCGGCAAATTATAGACGGGATGCTGGACACCACCAAGGCCATCATTAAATCCGGCTCCCGGCTCCAGAACCGGATGAAGGTCTCCTCCGAAGACCTCAAACAGCTTCACAAGGAACTGGAAGCCTCCCAGAAGGAGGCAAGGACCGACGCCCTCACAGGGCTTGCCAACCGGCGGGGCCTAGAAAAACGCCTTGAGCTGGAACGGATACGGGCCCGGCAGAATAATGTCGTATTTTCAGTCATCATGGCGGATATCGATTATTTTAAAAAGGTCAACGACACCTACGGCCACCTGGTGGGGGACAGTCTGCTCAAGGGGTTTGCAGCCATCCTCACAAGCCGGGTCCGGCGCAATGACATGGTGGCCCGGTACGGGGGGGAGGAGTTCCTTATCCTGCTGCCGGAAACCAATGTGGAAGGCGCCTATGCCGTTGCCGAAAAAATACGGGCCGCCCTGGCCCAGAAAGAGTGGAAGGTCAAGGACTCAGGCAAGCGTATCGGCCAGATCAGGGCTTCCATGGGGATTTCTCAATATTTGATGAGCGAGACCGGCGACCAGGTCATCCAGCGGGCGGACGCCGCACTTTACCAGGCCAAGGAACAGGGCCGTGACCGGATCATCATCCATTCTGAACTGGTCAACTAG
- a CDS encoding diguanylate cyclase — MLKHLFQNQIRGLYFIVTLGIVGWTIILAGLYFWAVTSESAHHDKLISLKAAALGRQTQCLRRWVGGHGGIYVEVGDDVVPAASLSGLSERDIQTKGGRRLTLLNSPSLLRKIFNEFEGNSGDRIRLISYDPINPIGKPDPWEKSSLDLLQKGSGQVRKMVEKDGENVFRLLYPVELQPKCLRCHHDWKTTKRKVVGGLSVIVDKTPYDRSYNRLIQKMRLRYLGIWFFGILGQCLFGFYGAKLLRKIEFTSTHDKLTGLNNRGAIEVRLNEEIKTAERYNQSLSVLLLDIDHFKQVNDQYGHHIGDEALRIAGNILQQRVRVTDIAGRFGGEEFLILAPNTGLDASVVLAERILKEFRFSRISIGNKNSPISITASIGISSLSQGRDDAASLLKDADAALYRAKEQGRDRFSL; from the coding sequence ATGCTGAAGCATTTGTTCCAAAATCAAATAAGAGGGCTGTATTTTATCGTCACCCTGGGTATCGTCGGCTGGACCATCATACTCGCAGGACTTTATTTTTGGGCGGTGACATCTGAGTCGGCCCACCATGATAAGCTTATCTCGCTTAAAGCGGCTGCCCTTGGCCGGCAGACCCAATGCCTTCGCCGCTGGGTTGGCGGACATGGCGGCATATACGTGGAGGTGGGAGATGATGTGGTGCCGGCGGCCAGTTTATCCGGTTTATCGGAACGGGATATTCAAACCAAAGGCGGCCGCCGGTTGACCTTGCTTAACTCGCCTTCACTTCTCCGTAAAATTTTCAATGAGTTCGAGGGGAATTCCGGCGACCGGATCCGGCTGATTTCGTATGACCCCATTAATCCCATAGGCAAACCCGATCCCTGGGAGAAGTCCAGTTTGGACCTGCTGCAAAAAGGGTCGGGCCAGGTAAGGAAAATGGTTGAAAAAGACGGGGAAAACGTATTCCGGCTTTTATACCCTGTCGAATTGCAGCCCAAATGCCTCCGTTGCCACCATGACTGGAAAACAACGAAACGGAAAGTGGTTGGGGGATTGAGTGTTATTGTCGACAAGACGCCCTATGACCGATCCTATAACAGGCTTATTCAGAAAATGCGTTTAAGATACCTGGGAATCTGGTTCTTTGGGATATTGGGTCAATGCCTTTTCGGGTTTTACGGTGCGAAACTACTCAGGAAAATAGAGTTTACCTCAACCCATGATAAGCTGACCGGGTTGAATAACCGCGGCGCCATCGAGGTCCGGCTCAATGAAGAGATAAAGACCGCCGAGCGGTATAATCAATCTTTGTCTGTACTATTGCTGGATATCGACCATTTTAAACAGGTAAACGACCAATACGGCCACCATATTGGCGACGAGGCCCTTCGCATTGCCGGAAATATCCTTCAACAACGGGTTCGGGTAACCGATATTGCCGGAAGATTCGGCGGTGAGGAATTTCTGATTCTGGCACCCAATACCGGTCTAGACGCGTCCGTGGTACTGGCCGAAAGGATTTTAAAGGAGTTTCGGTTCTCTAGGATTTCCATCGGCAATAAAAACAGCCCCATTTCCATAACGGCCAGTATCGGTATTTCATCCCTTTCACAGGGCCGTGATGATGCCGCAAGCCTGTTAAAAGATGCGGACGCAGCACTTTACAGGGCCAAAGAACAGGGCCGGGACCGCTTCAGTCTTTGA
- a CDS encoding 23S rRNA (adenine(2503)-C(2))-methyltransferase RlmN codes for MENERLDLLALPLEGLHHILKERFGKGLFHAEAIYREVFKQGHPDVLSAPEFKGSPKLARALAGILCVEPGEVVKTFEEENLTKFITRLSDGLKVESVIIPMTRHNTLCVSSQVGCKMGCAFCETAKLGFKRSLTVSEIVGQVWNARHTLGHDIKNIVFMGMGEPFDNFDAVMTAVKVINAQKGFDIALRHITISTAGLVPGIERLAAMDLPNIRLAISVNGPDDAVRSKLMPVNNRWPLSELKESLMNYPLPKRGVFLFEYILIKGVNDAPEDARKLAEFIHPLPVRLNLIPYNPIEAFAHDSPCDEDMHEFADILTQKGVFVIKRWSKGRSVSAGCGQLGKHL; via the coding sequence ATGGAAAATGAAAGATTAGATCTACTTGCCCTTCCCCTGGAGGGGCTGCACCATATATTGAAAGAAAGATTCGGCAAAGGCCTGTTCCATGCCGAAGCCATTTACAGGGAAGTGTTCAAACAGGGCCATCCCGATGTATTGTCTGCCCCGGAATTTAAAGGCTCCCCGAAACTTGCCAGGGCGCTGGCGGGCATATTGTGCGTTGAGCCCGGAGAGGTGGTCAAAACCTTTGAAGAAGAGAACCTGACCAAATTCATCACCCGGCTCTCCGACGGCCTCAAGGTTGAATCCGTCATTATTCCCATGACCCGTCACAACACCCTCTGTGTTTCCAGCCAGGTGGGCTGCAAAATGGGCTGCGCATTCTGCGAAACGGCAAAGCTGGGGTTCAAGCGCAGCCTCACCGTATCGGAGATCGTGGGCCAGGTCTGGAACGCCCGGCACACCCTGGGCCATGATATCAAGAATATCGTCTTCATGGGCATGGGCGAACCCTTTGATAATTTTGATGCGGTGATGACGGCGGTGAAGGTGATCAACGCCCAGAAGGGCTTTGACATTGCCCTGCGCCACATCACCATCTCTACGGCCGGCCTGGTGCCGGGCATAGAGCGGCTGGCCGCCATGGACCTGCCCAATATCCGCCTGGCCATATCCGTCAACGGGCCGGATGATGCTGTCCGGTCAAAACTCATGCCCGTGAACAACCGGTGGCCCCTGTCGGAACTGAAAGAGAGCCTGATGAACTATCCCCTTCCCAAACGGGGGGTATTTCTTTTTGAATATATACTGATCAAAGGGGTGAACGATGCTCCTGAAGACGCCCGGAAACTGGCTGAGTTCATCCACCCCCTGCCCGTCCGCCTCAACCTTATTCCCTACAATCCCATAGAGGCATTTGCCCATGACTCCCCCTGTGATGAGGATATGCATGAATTTGCCGATATCCTTACTCAAAAAGGGGTATTTGTCATTAAACGGTGGAGCAAAGGCCGGTCTGTTTCTGCGGGCTGCGGTCAACTGGGCAAGCATCTATAG
- a CDS encoding DUF4126 domain-containing protein, which produces MEDYEQIVKTIAITMGAGWASGINLYATVLVLGLLGATENIVLPQSLEVLMNPLVIGAAGFMYMAEFFADKTPGVDTGWDTIHTFIRIPAGVMLAAGAVGDVNPAVAVAAGIMGGGMAAGSHFTKAGTRLIINASPEPFSNWTASVVEDVAVIGGIWTALNYPLVFLGLLVVFILLALWLLPKIWKGIKKLFAALGRLFGKAPKEGEKTG; this is translated from the coding sequence ATGGAAGATTATGAACAGATCGTAAAGACCATCGCTATCACCATGGGGGCCGGCTGGGCAAGCGGGATCAACCTTTATGCCACGGTCCTGGTACTGGGCCTTTTGGGGGCAACGGAGAATATTGTCCTGCCCCAGTCCCTTGAAGTGCTCATGAATCCCCTGGTTATCGGCGCCGCCGGATTCATGTATATGGCCGAATTTTTTGCGGACAAGACCCCGGGGGTGGACACGGGATGGGACACCATCCATACCTTTATCCGGATTCCGGCCGGCGTGATGCTGGCCGCCGGCGCCGTGGGGGATGTGAACCCGGCTGTGGCGGTTGCCGCAGGAATCATGGGCGGGGGAATGGCTGCGGGCAGCCACTTTACCAAGGCCGGGACCCGGCTGATCATCAATGCATCGCCTGAACCCTTTTCCAACTGGACGGCATCCGTGGTGGAGGATGTGGCCGTGATCGGCGGGATCTGGACGGCCCTGAATTATCCTCTGGTTTTCCTGGGGCTTTTGGTTGTCTTTATCCTGCTGGCCCTCTGGCTGCTGCCCAAAATCTGGAAGGGGATTAAAAAGCTCTTTGCCGCTTTGGGGCGCCTGTTCGGTAAAGCGCCCAAAGAAGGTGAAAAGACCGGATAA
- a CDS encoding crotonase/enoyl-CoA hydratase family protein, with amino-acid sequence MSEYEFYRVEKKGAVAWVFLNRPEKKNAMGPAAWKEPIEIFADLDRDDEIRAIVIAGEGPCFSAGIDLVGMMPEIPELMEADQKGGIKWQLLPKIKKLQDGISCIEWCKKPVIAAIHGHCIGAGLDMATACDIRLCAEDAGFCLKEAAVGFVADVGVLQRIPLIVGQGHARELAFSAKTINAQRAKEILLVNDVFPTKAALFEGAQALAQEIADNSPIAVQASKDVLNYGVGKSIDDGLNYVASVSTNIVPSNDLTEAVTAFMEKRPPKFTGK; translated from the coding sequence ATGTCTGAATACGAATTCTACCGGGTTGAAAAAAAAGGCGCCGTGGCCTGGGTATTCCTGAACCGCCCCGAAAAGAAAAACGCCATGGGGCCGGCGGCATGGAAGGAACCCATTGAGATATTTGCCGACCTTGACCGGGACGACGAAATCCGGGCCATTGTCATTGCAGGCGAAGGCCCCTGCTTTTCAGCCGGCATCGACCTTGTGGGCATGATGCCGGAAATCCCCGAACTCATGGAAGCCGACCAGAAGGGCGGGATTAAGTGGCAGCTGCTGCCAAAAATCAAAAAGCTGCAGGACGGGATAAGCTGCATCGAATGGTGCAAAAAACCCGTGATCGCCGCCATCCACGGCCATTGTATCGGGGCCGGCCTGGATATGGCGACGGCCTGTGATATCAGGCTCTGCGCCGAAGATGCAGGATTCTGCCTGAAGGAAGCGGCCGTGGGATTCGTGGCCGATGTGGGCGTACTCCAGCGCATCCCCCTCATCGTGGGCCAGGGGCATGCCAGGGAACTGGCTTTTTCCGCCAAAACCATCAACGCCCAGCGGGCCAAGGAAATCCTTCTGGTCAACGATGTTTTTCCGACCAAGGCGGCATTGTTTGAAGGGGCGCAGGCCCTTGCCCAGGAGATTGCGGACAATTCACCCATTGCGGTCCAGGCCTCCAAAGACGTACTCAACTACGGCGTGGGCAAAAGCATTGACGACGGCCTCAATTATGTGGCATCCGTCAGCACCAATATCGTGCCTTCCAATGATCTCACCGAAGCGGTGACTGCCTTCATGGAAAAACGCCCCCCCAAATTTACCGGTAAATAA
- a CDS encoding O-acetylhomoserine aminocarboxypropyltransferase/cysteine synthase, whose translation MSNKDFSDNLEFETRAIHEGIDRNAWEGATTVPIYQSAANIHPTAESLSQTFAGQTQDHIYMRLSNPTSRHLEKKLAVLESGKAAVVTSSGMAAINNACLTLLRAGDELVASSALFMSTFGLFTNIFSKYGIKARFADPTKPEEVAAAINGKTRFVYMETITNPGMEIPDIAKIADIAHDNGIPLLVDNTLASPWLCRPLELGADIVMHSTTKYFSGHGASLGGVVVDAGRFDWETEKFSDFAPFAGKDSSLSFTNRMFKEYHVNFGTTPAPFHSFLTDIGLSTLGVRMERHMKNAMAVARFLNAHPRVSWVNYPGFEDHPCHGTAATQFKGKGFGSMLAFGLRDQAACFSFIDNLKMILNLANLGDCKSLVIHPYSSQYVNFPQEQKDRLADPCLIRFSTGIEHPDDICRDLNQALNHT comes from the coding sequence ATGAGCAATAAGGATTTTTCGGACAATTTGGAATTTGAAACCCGGGCCATCCATGAGGGCATTGACCGCAATGCCTGGGAAGGCGCGACCACAGTGCCCATTTACCAGTCTGCAGCCAATATCCACCCGACGGCAGAATCCCTGAGCCAAACCTTTGCCGGGCAGACCCAGGACCACATTTACATGCGGCTGTCCAACCCCACAAGCCGCCACCTGGAAAAGAAACTGGCCGTCCTGGAGTCCGGGAAAGCGGCCGTGGTGACCTCTTCGGGCATGGCCGCCATCAACAATGCCTGTCTCACCCTGCTTCGGGCCGGAGACGAACTGGTGGCCTCCTCCGCCCTGTTCATGTCCACCTTCGGGCTGTTCACAAATATTTTCAGCAAATACGGGATCAAGGCACGCTTTGCCGATCCCACCAAGCCGGAGGAGGTGGCCGCCGCCATCAATGGAAAGACCCGGTTTGTCTATATGGAAACCATCACCAACCCGGGCATGGAAATTCCCGACATTGCAAAGATTGCCGATATTGCCCACGACAACGGCATCCCGCTGCTGGTGGACAACACCCTGGCCTCTCCCTGGCTCTGCCGCCCGCTGGAACTGGGGGCGGACATTGTCATGCACTCCACCACCAAGTATTTTTCCGGCCACGGTGCCTCCCTGGGCGGGGTGGTGGTGGATGCCGGCCGCTTTGACTGGGAAACGGAGAAATTCTCAGATTTTGCCCCCTTTGCCGGAAAGGATTCTTCCCTGAGCTTTACCAACCGGATGTTCAAAGAATACCATGTCAACTTCGGCACCACCCCGGCCCCCTTCCACTCCTTTTTAACGGACATCGGCCTGTCCACCCTGGGGGTGCGCATGGAACGCCACATGAAGAACGCCATGGCAGTCGCCCGGTTTTTAAATGCCCACCCCAGGGTCAGCTGGGTAAATTACCCGGGATTTGAGGACCACCCCTGCCACGGGACGGCGGCAACACAGTTCAAGGGCAAGGGTTTCGGCTCCATGCTGGCCTTCGGCCTCAGGGACCAGGCCGCCTGTTTCAGCTTCATCGACAACCTGAAAATGATCCTGAACCTGGCCAACCTGGGAGACTGCAAAAGCCTGGTCATCCATCCCTATTCATCCCAGTATGTCAATTTTCCCCAGGAACAGAAGGACCGGCTGGCCGATCCCTGCCTCATCCGCTTCTCCACGGGAATCGAGCATCCCGACGATATCTGCAGGGACCTGAACCAGGCCTTGAACCATACCTGA
- a CDS encoding homoserine O-acetyltransferase — protein MSEYTGQDQSGATVGIVQRQYFTFADSARPMALESGASIGPVTLAYETCGTLNKDKSNVILVLHALTGDAHMAGYYSADDPKPGWWDIMVGPGKAIDTDRYFVICSNILGSCMGSTGPASVNPETNRPFAMDFPMITIGDMVRAQKALLDHLGIDRLLSAIGGSVGGMQVLEWAVRYPEMVKSAIPLATTCRHSALSIAFNEVARQSIMADPHWNNGDYDDEKKPDMGLAIARMIGHITYLSDESMRHKFGRRLQNRSALKFEFGAEFQVESYLQYQGNKFIERFDANSFLYITKAADYFDLAREHGRGSLVKAFSKARARFLVASYTSDWLYPTYQSKEMVKAMKKNSLDVSFCEIDAQWGHDAFLLPDQRLNTLISGFLRSVAP, from the coding sequence ATGAGCGAATATACAGGACAAGATCAGAGCGGTGCCACCGTGGGCATTGTTCAACGGCAGTATTTCACCTTTGCCGACAGCGCAAGGCCCATGGCCCTGGAAAGCGGGGCGTCCATCGGGCCGGTGACCCTTGCCTATGAAACCTGCGGCACCCTGAACAAGGATAAATCCAATGTCATCCTGGTTCTCCACGCCCTCACCGGCGATGCCCACATGGCCGGATACTACTCCGCCGACGACCCCAAGCCGGGGTGGTGGGACATCATGGTGGGGCCGGGAAAGGCCATTGACACGGACAGGTATTTTGTCATCTGCTCCAACATCCTGGGATCCTGCATGGGCTCCACCGGCCCCGCCTCCGTAAACCCGGAAACCAACCGGCCCTTTGCCATGGACTTTCCCATGATCACCATAGGGGATATGGTCCGGGCCCAGAAGGCCCTCTTGGACCACCTGGGCATTGACAGGCTCCTTTCGGCCATCGGCGGTTCCGTGGGCGGGATGCAGGTGCTGGAATGGGCGGTTCGGTATCCGGAGATGGTGAAATCGGCCATTCCCCTGGCAACCACCTGCCGCCATTCTGCCCTTTCCATTGCCTTTAACGAGGTGGCCCGCCAGTCCATCATGGCCGACCCCCATTGGAACAACGGCGACTACGACGATGAAAAGAAACCGGACATGGGCCTTGCCATCGCCCGGATGATCGGCCATATCACCTATCTGTCCGACGAATCCATGCGCCACAAGTTCGGCAGGCGGCTGCAGAACCGCAGCGCCCTGAAATTCGAGTTCGGGGCCGAGTTCCAGGTGGAATCCTATCTCCAGTACCAGGGCAATAAATTCATCGAGCGGTTTGACGCCAACTCATTTTTGTACATCACCAAGGCCGCCGATTATTTCGACCTGGCCAGGGAACACGGCAGGGGCTCTCTGGTCAAGGCCTTCTCAAAGGCACGGGCCAGATTTTTGGTGGCCTCCTACACCTCGGACTGGCTCTACCCCACCTACCAGTCCAAGGAGATGGTCAAGGCCATGAAAAAAAACAGCCTGGACGTCAGTTTCTGTGAAATCGACGCCCAATGGGGACATGACGCATTCCTGCTGCCTGACCAGCGGCTGAATACCCTGATTTCAGGATTTTTAAGGAGCGTGGCCCCATGA